Proteins encoded by one window of Marixanthomonas sp. SCSIO 43207:
- a CDS encoding TonB-dependent siderophore receptor, protein MKHIFFTFIAIACIAFTSFGQDKPIDLGEVLIVADTKLKDFSNTQQTTTITDSVIDKSRPSLTHLLNTNTTIYFKENGLGMVSSPSFRGTTAQQTAVVWNGININSQLNGQTDFNNINPTVFDQLTVRSGGGSVLYGSGAIGGTIHLTNTLNYKRGFRNSITIDYGSFDTYGITYNGEASFNKFSTKIAINRSGSENDFDYVQKEGKNLNGNYFNTSLNTTIGYKINKANTLTLYNYVFDGKRHFSLIFPSEIPTKYNDFNTRNLLEWKSEYNRFTSKLKLAYLTESYKYFPNIEKSSFSTANVETLTAKYDAGFDISETMQINGVVDVTQNKGEGTNIQQETRNITAFNLLLKHNLSNRFLYEITARKEITNTYESPLLYSVGASFKATDFYTLKINTSKNFRIPTFNDLYWQGSGNPNLKPETSYQAEIGNHFSFKNGKLGVTAYYNALQDMIRWLPNGSAWMPVNTDKVKIYGLESQLGYNHSIAKHNFSVNATYAYTVSKNDKTDKQLTYVPYHKGTATLGYAINRLSAYYQFLYVGEVFTNSDNDPKYNVDTYNLSTVGLDYSFGKDKNYTVGFTIRNVLNTAYESVASRAMPGRNYNVHINLNF, encoded by the coding sequence ATGAAACATATTTTTTTCACTTTTATAGCAATAGCATGTATTGCCTTTACAAGTTTTGGGCAAGATAAACCTATAGACCTAGGTGAAGTATTGATTGTAGCAGATACGAAACTGAAAGACTTCAGTAACACTCAACAAACCACTACTATTACAGATAGTGTTATTGATAAAAGTAGACCTTCACTTACCCATTTATTAAACACTAATACTACAATTTATTTTAAAGAAAATGGATTAGGAATGGTATCATCACCTTCTTTCAGAGGGACAACTGCTCAACAAACAGCTGTTGTTTGGAATGGCATTAATATAAACTCACAATTAAATGGTCAAACCGATTTTAATAACATTAACCCAACGGTTTTTGATCAATTAACCGTAAGAAGTGGTGGTGGCAGTGTTCTCTACGGAAGCGGAGCCATTGGCGGTACAATTCATCTTACCAATACTTTAAATTATAAAAGAGGTTTTAGAAATTCGATTACGATAGACTACGGAAGTTTTGATACCTATGGTATAACCTATAACGGTGAGGCATCGTTTAATAAGTTTAGTACTAAAATAGCTATTAACAGAAGCGGATCTGAAAATGATTTTGATTACGTTCAAAAAGAAGGTAAAAACCTCAATGGTAACTATTTTAACACAAGCTTAAATACTACAATTGGGTATAAAATTAATAAGGCAAATACACTTACTCTTTACAATTACGTCTTTGACGGCAAGCGTCATTTTTCTTTAATTTTTCCTTCAGAAATTCCTACAAAATACAATGATTTTAATACCAGAAATTTACTAGAATGGAAAAGTGAATACAATCGATTTACTTCAAAACTGAAACTTGCCTATTTAACTGAATCGTATAAATACTTCCCTAACATAGAAAAATCAAGCTTTTCTACTGCCAATGTAGAAACCCTAACCGCAAAGTATGATGCAGGTTTTGATATTTCAGAAACTATGCAAATTAATGGTGTAGTAGATGTTACTCAAAATAAAGGCGAAGGAACCAATATTCAGCAAGAAACCCGAAATATTACTGCTTTTAATCTATTACTGAAACATAACCTATCGAATCGATTTTTATATGAAATTACCGCTAGAAAAGAAATTACCAATACGTATGAAAGTCCGTTATTATATTCAGTAGGCGCAAGTTTTAAAGCAACAGATTTTTATACTTTAAAGATTAATACTTCAAAAAATTTCAGGATACCAACTTTTAATGATTTGTATTGGCAAGGTAGTGGAAACCCTAACTTAAAACCTGAAACATCCTATCAAGCCGAAATAGGTAATCATTTCAGTTTTAAAAACGGAAAACTTGGTGTTACTGCTTATTACAATGCGCTTCAAGATATGATAAGATGGCTACCTAACGGTTCTGCTTGGATGCCTGTAAATACTGATAAAGTGAAAATTTATGGTCTCGAAAGCCAGTTAGGTTATAATCATTCTATAGCAAAACATAACTTTTCTGTTAATGCTACGTATGCGTATACAGTTTCCAAAAATGATAAAACTGACAAGCAATTAACGTATGTGCCGTATCATAAAGGAACTGCTACACTTGGCTATGCTATCAATAGACTTTCAGCTTATTATCAATTTTTATACGTGGGTGAGGTGTTTACCAATTCAGATAACGATCCTAAGTATAATGTTGATACTTACAATTTATCAACGGTAGGATTGGATTATTCCTTCGGAAAAGATAAAAATTACACAGTAGGCTTTACAATAAGAAACGTATTAAATACAGCTTACGAAAGTGTTGCCAGCAGAGCAATGCCCGGACGAAATTACAATGTACACATAAACCTTAATTTTTAA
- a CDS encoding YncE family protein, translating into MKKLVNLLFLALIISLSFSSCSSDDDAPIEEEEEVPLGEYENGTFILNEGNGNPATASISFLGDDGLLLNDIFRTVNPNEDEIGTYLQNMFFDETRAFIISGSANSITVVDRYTFEYIATISSGFESPRYGAVVNGKAYVTNYADFATGDDDFMTVINLEDYTTTTVALNNWSEKVLSENGKIYIANGYFGSGNSISVFSPQSNSIENVIDLGSGNSPNSFEIVDNTLYVLTSGFGIDGKIFKINLSNNQIAQTLSIPSEIEGASNLSIEEDTMYFTSGASVYSASINATSISSTPLLTYESNSEYGVMYGFNAENRSLYIADGGDFASDSEIYQYSLDGSLVETFTVGVGPNGFYDNN; encoded by the coding sequence ATGAAAAAACTAGTAAACCTTTTATTTTTAGCACTAATCATTTCGCTTAGCTTTTCATCGTGTAGCAGCGATGATGATGCACCAATAGAGGAAGAGGAAGAAGTTCCTTTGGGAGAATATGAAAATGGTACGTTTATCCTTAATGAAGGCAACGGTAATCCCGCTACAGCTTCAATTAGCTTTTTGGGCGATGATGGACTTTTGTTAAATGATATTTTTAGAACTGTAAATCCTAATGAAGATGAAATTGGAACCTATCTACAAAATATGTTTTTTGATGAAACGAGAGCGTTTATCATTTCTGGGTCTGCAAATAGTATTACAGTAGTAGATCGTTATACTTTTGAATACATAGCGACAATCTCTTCAGGTTTTGAAAGTCCTAGATATGGTGCTGTTGTAAACGGTAAAGCATACGTTACTAATTATGCAGATTTTGCTACCGGTGATGATGATTTTATGACAGTTATTAACCTAGAAGATTACACTACTACAACTGTAGCTCTTAATAATTGGTCTGAAAAAGTACTAAGCGAAAACGGAAAAATTTATATAGCCAACGGATATTTTGGTAGCGGAAATTCAATTTCAGTATTTAGTCCTCAAAGTAATTCAATTGAAAATGTAATTGACTTAGGAAGTGGTAACTCACCAAATTCTTTTGAAATTGTAGATAATACTCTATATGTTCTTACGTCTGGATTTGGCATTGATGGAAAGATTTTTAAGATCAATCTTTCAAACAATCAAATAGCGCAAACCCTTTCTATCCCTTCTGAAATTGAAGGAGCATCAAACCTCTCTATAGAAGAAGATACTATGTATTTTACTTCGGGAGCGTCAGTTTATAGTGCAAGTATCAACGCAACTTCAATATCATCTACACCTTTATTAACGTATGAGTCAAATTCTGAATATGGTGTTATGTATGGTTTTAATGCAGAAAACCGTTCGTTATATATTGCTGATGGAGGAGATTTTGCTTCAGACAGTGAAATATACCAATACAGTCTAGATGGATCATTAGTAGAAACTTTTACAGTAGGAGTAGGCCCTAATGGTTTTTATGATAATAATTAG
- a CDS encoding RNA polymerase sigma factor → MKQKEFIATVLPFKDKLYRLAKRILVSKDEAEDAVQEVYLKLWKGRKKISDYKNPEAFAVTMTKNYCLDRLKSKQASNLKIVHNNFQTSENVEKKIEANDGVQLVFEIMETLPEQQRIILQLRDVEQFEFAEIAKMLDSNETAIRVNLSRARKAVREQLIKKHNYGIS, encoded by the coding sequence ATGAAACAAAAAGAATTTATAGCAACCGTGCTTCCTTTTAAGGATAAGTTATACCGTCTTGCCAAACGAATTCTAGTTTCAAAAGATGAAGCTGAAGATGCTGTACAAGAAGTGTATTTGAAATTATGGAAGGGAAGAAAAAAAATTTCAGATTATAAAAACCCTGAAGCTTTTGCGGTAACAATGACAAAAAATTATTGTCTGGATCGCTTAAAATCGAAACAAGCTTCAAATTTAAAAATTGTACATAATAATTTTCAAACTTCAGAAAATGTAGAAAAGAAGATTGAAGCCAATGATGGAGTGCAACTGGTTTTTGAAATTATGGAAACCCTACCAGAACAACAACGCATTATATTACAGTTGCGAGATGTAGAACAGTTTGAATTTGCTGAAATAGCCAAAATGCTAGATAGTAATGAGACTGCAATACGCGTAAACCTGTCACGAGCCCGAAAAGCTGTGAGAGAACAATTGATAAAAAAACACAATTATGGAATTAGCTAA
- a CDS encoding DUF4252 domain-containing protein, whose protein sequence is MKKSLILIALMVAPLLASAQNAFDSFEDQKDVTSFVATKNMFKLLSKMDFDSNDPEVKEYLELVNNLDNIKIFTTDNVSVAAKMNDAVSSYVSKSSNLSELMRVKDDGKNIKFYSKAGKNDNFVSELLMHLTGDLDGKERTVIMSITGNIDLKKVSKLTKDLNVPGSEELKNIDQKKQ, encoded by the coding sequence ATGAAAAAGTCACTCATTTTAATCGCTTTAATGGTAGCACCATTGCTAGCTTCAGCTCAAAACGCATTTGATAGTTTTGAAGATCAAAAAGACGTTACCTCTTTTGTAGCTACCAAAAATATGTTCAAACTCCTTAGTAAAATGGATTTTGACTCAAATGATCCCGAAGTAAAAGAATACTTAGAGCTAGTTAATAACCTAGACAATATCAAAATCTTTACTACAGACAATGTTTCAGTAGCTGCAAAAATGAACGATGCCGTTTCAAGTTATGTATCAAAGTCTTCAAACCTTTCTGAGCTAATGCGCGTAAAAGACGATGGAAAAAACATCAAGTTTTATTCAAAAGCAGGGAAAAACGACAACTTTGTAAGTGAATTGTTAATGCACCTTACAGGAGACCTTGACGGAAAAGAACGTACCGTAATTATGAGCATCACCGGAAACATTGATCTAAAAAAAGTTTCAAAACTTACTAAAGACCTTAACGTTCCCGGAAGCGAAGAACTAAAGAATATTGACCAGAAAAAACAATAA
- a CDS encoding iron ABC transporter permease produces the protein MQTTKTYKAYFVVLLVLLLAFFIFNISLGSVAIPIDEVIKAIFGGNAAKNTWNFIILDYRLPKALTAIMAGGGLAVSGLLMQTLFRNPLAGPFVLGLSSGASLGVAILILGAGAFGGFLGNALLSEWSLVIASALGSFLVLLAVLAVTFRVKDTMAILIIGLMFGSVTAAVVAVLSYFSNAEKLQQYIFWSFGSLGNMSWESVLILSFCTLIGLFIAFASSKSLNALLLGENYAKSMGLRIKRTTFLIIIATSVLAGGITAFAGPIAFVGLAVPHMVRQYFKTSNHLILIPAVLLFGSVLLLICDTIAQLPFSQYTLPINAITSLIGAPVVIWLLVRKRKLLF, from the coding sequence ATGCAAACCACAAAAACATACAAAGCATATTTTGTAGTGTTACTTGTACTACTACTTGCTTTTTTTATATTCAACATAAGCTTGGGTTCGGTTGCTATTCCTATAGATGAAGTGATTAAAGCAATTTTTGGAGGTAACGCTGCAAAAAACACCTGGAATTTTATTATTCTTGATTATAGATTACCAAAAGCATTAACAGCTATTATGGCTGGTGGTGGCTTGGCAGTTTCAGGATTATTAATGCAAACGCTTTTCAGAAATCCTTTGGCAGGACCATTTGTATTAGGCTTAAGCAGTGGTGCTAGCTTGGGAGTAGCTATTTTAATATTGGGAGCCGGAGCATTTGGAGGATTTTTAGGTAATGCTTTATTGAGTGAATGGAGTTTAGTTATCGCTTCTGCACTAGGTAGTTTTTTAGTACTGTTAGCGGTTTTGGCAGTTACCTTTCGTGTAAAAGACACGATGGCTATTTTGATAATTGGTTTAATGTTTGGCAGCGTTACTGCAGCTGTGGTGGCAGTTTTGTCATATTTTAGTAATGCTGAAAAATTACAACAATACATCTTTTGGAGTTTTGGTAGTTTAGGCAATATGTCTTGGGAAAGTGTTTTAATATTAAGTTTTTGTACTCTTATAGGTCTTTTCATTGCCTTTGCCAGCAGCAAATCGTTAAATGCATTATTACTAGGCGAAAATTATGCAAAGAGTATGGGTTTACGCATCAAGCGAACTACATTTTTAATTATTATTGCCACCAGTGTTTTGGCAGGTGGTATTACTGCTTTTGCAGGTCCCATTGCCTTTGTGGGGCTGGCAGTACCACATATGGTGCGTCAATATTTTAAAACTTCAAATCATTTAATTTTAATTCCGGCAGTATTGCTTTTTGGCAGTGTTTTACTATTAATTTGTGACACCATTGCTCAACTACCGTTTAGTCAATACACGTTACCCATCAACGCCATAACCTCGTTAATTGGAGCTCCGGTAGTAATATGGTTATTGGTAAGAAAACGAAAATTACTTTTCTAA
- a CDS encoding ABC transporter substrate-binding protein yields the protein MQKIILLTSVFILLFSCKENKQSPDIGADKASANETKNQVEINYAKGFTINKYDGYKVITLKEPWPDADIEFKYALIEEKGSLPEDATFDAVVEVPIKNIVVTSTTHIPSLEMLEETEALVGFPNLSYISSEETRKRIDKNEIKELGKNESINTEVLIDLNPNLVVTFAVKGDNKTVSTIEKTGIPVFYNSDWTEKSPLGKAEWIKFFGALFNKEQQADSIFKSIETDYLSVKEKAAQTKTSPTVLSGAMYKDVWYLPNGESWGAQFIKDANATYLWEDTKGTGSLSLNLESVLEKAKYADVWLGPGQFSEKEKLNDAHAVYSEFKAFQEGNVYSYTGKLGPTGGVIYFELAPNRPDLVLKDVVKIVHPEVLPEHELYFFSKLK from the coding sequence ATGCAAAAAATCATCTTACTTACCTCCGTTTTCATTCTTCTTTTTTCTTGCAAAGAGAATAAGCAATCTCCAGATATAGGAGCAGATAAAGCATCTGCAAATGAAACTAAAAACCAGGTTGAAATTAACTATGCAAAAGGGTTTACAATCAACAAGTATGATGGATATAAAGTAATTACCTTAAAAGAACCGTGGCCAGATGCCGATATTGAGTTTAAATATGCTTTAATTGAAGAAAAAGGTTCACTACCAGAAGATGCGACGTTTGATGCGGTTGTAGAAGTTCCTATCAAAAACATTGTTGTAACCTCAACGACACACATTCCTTCTTTAGAAATGCTAGAAGAAACAGAAGCTTTAGTAGGTTTTCCAAACCTCTCATATATTTCTTCTGAAGAAACAAGAAAACGAATAGATAAAAACGAAATCAAAGAATTGGGTAAAAATGAATCTATCAATACTGAAGTATTAATCGATTTAAACCCTAATCTTGTTGTTACTTTTGCAGTAAAAGGTGATAATAAAACTGTTTCAACCATTGAAAAAACGGGAATTCCTGTGTTTTATAATTCAGATTGGACTGAAAAATCTCCTTTAGGAAAAGCAGAATGGATCAAGTTTTTTGGTGCTCTTTTTAATAAAGAGCAACAAGCAGATAGTATTTTTAAAAGCATTGAAACAGATTACCTTTCAGTAAAAGAAAAAGCTGCACAAACCAAAACTTCACCTACTGTGTTAAGTGGTGCAATGTATAAAGATGTATGGTACTTACCCAATGGAGAAAGCTGGGGCGCACAGTTTATAAAAGATGCTAACGCCACATATCTATGGGAAGATACTAAAGGCACAGGAAGTCTTTCTCTCAACTTAGAGTCAGTTTTAGAAAAAGCAAAATATGCCGACGTTTGGTTGGGTCCCGGTCAATTTTCTGAAAAAGAAAAACTTAATGATGCTCACGCTGTATATAGTGAGTTTAAAGCTTTTCAAGAAGGCAATGTATATAGTTATACCGGTAAACTGGGACCTACAGGAGGTGTAATTTATTTTGAATTGGCACCCAATCGTCCAGACCTAGTTTTAAAAGATGTTGTAAAAATAGTACATCCAGAAGTTCTCCCAGAGCACGAATTATACTTTTTCAGTAAACTGAAATAA
- the purB gene encoding adenylosuccinate lyase — translation MASNALQAISPIDGRYASKTKSLIPFFSEEALIKYRVQVEVEYFIALVTLPLPQLQDFDTSKFEDLRSLYTNFSTEDAQKIKDTEKVTNHDVKAVEYFIKEKFDALGLQNFKEFIHFGLTSQDINNTAIPLSLKEAMNEVYVPLLLEVKKKLKELAEDWANVPMLARTHGQPASPTRLGKEINVFVTRIDEQFDLLDNIKSAAKFGGATGNFNAHKVAYPDKDWKAFGQNFVQTTLGLHHSFPTTQIEHYDHMAALFDCLKRINTILIDLDRDIWSYVSMDYFKQKIKKGEVGSSAMPHKVNPIDFENSEGNLGIANAIFEHLSAKLPISRLQRDLTDSTVLRNIGVPIGHTLIGFQSTLKGLNKLLLNEAKFNEDLEKNWAVVAEAIQTILRREGYANPYETLKGLTRTNEAITKQSIADFIETLEVSEAVKKEMRVITPSNYTGI, via the coding sequence ATGGCTAGTAATGCATTACAAGCAATTTCACCCATTGACGGGCGATACGCTTCAAAAACAAAATCTCTTATTCCTTTCTTTTCTGAAGAAGCGCTAATAAAATACCGAGTACAAGTAGAAGTTGAATACTTTATCGCTTTGGTCACGCTTCCTCTGCCGCAGTTACAAGATTTTGATACCTCAAAATTTGAAGACCTTAGATCATTATACACAAATTTTTCTACTGAAGATGCTCAAAAAATAAAAGACACCGAAAAGGTAACCAATCACGACGTTAAAGCAGTTGAATATTTTATTAAGGAAAAGTTTGATGCGTTAGGCCTTCAAAACTTTAAAGAGTTTATTCACTTCGGACTTACATCGCAGGATATTAATAATACAGCTATTCCATTGTCATTAAAAGAGGCTATGAATGAGGTGTATGTACCATTATTACTAGAGGTTAAAAAGAAGTTGAAAGAGTTGGCAGAAGATTGGGCAAACGTACCTATGTTGGCAAGAACTCACGGTCAACCGGCTTCTCCTACACGCTTAGGAAAAGAAATTAATGTTTTTGTAACCCGTATAGATGAACAGTTTGATCTGCTAGACAATATTAAAAGTGCAGCCAAATTTGGTGGTGCTACGGGTAACTTTAATGCCCACAAAGTAGCTTATCCAGATAAGGATTGGAAAGCTTTTGGACAAAATTTTGTACAAACTACGTTAGGTTTACACCACTCCTTCCCTACTACACAAATTGAGCATTATGACCATATGGCGGCTTTATTTGATTGCTTAAAAAGGATTAACACCATATTAATTGACCTCGATAGAGATATTTGGAGTTATGTTTCTATGGATTATTTTAAACAAAAAATTAAAAAAGGTGAAGTAGGTTCTTCGGCTATGCCGCACAAAGTGAATCCTATTGATTTTGAAAATAGCGAAGGAAATTTAGGAATTGCCAATGCTATTTTTGAACATCTTTCTGCAAAACTTCCTATAAGCCGTCTGCAACGTGACCTGACCGATAGTACTGTTTTACGTAATATTGGCGTGCCCATTGGTCATACGTTAATAGGTTTTCAATCAACCTTGAAGGGCTTGAATAAGTTATTGCTCAATGAAGCAAAATTTAACGAAGACCTTGAAAAAAACTGGGCAGTGGTTGCTGAAGCCATTCAGACTATTTTAAGAAGAGAAGGGTATGCAAATCCTTATGAAACTTTAAAAGGTTTAACAAGAACTAATGAGGCTATAACCAAACAATCAATAGCAGACTTTATTGAAACCCTAGAAGTTTCAGAGGCTGTGAAAAAAGAGATGCGAGTGATTACTCCGTCAAATTATACGGGTATTTAA
- a CDS encoding DUF4252 domain-containing protein, with product MALIKYAIGLGIAALTLFSCSDSKSLQQYLVDKQDDDKFLKVDLATSLLQSEDSNFTQEEQEILNTVKKINVVAYPLKGENKVNYQAEKDKVKSILAEEKYKTLLKMGSNNRGATLKYTGEEDAIDELIVFASDEERGFAVFRLLGEKMRPDKMIKLMQSIDRGDIDVSQLSGIGSIIEGSFDTEETID from the coding sequence ATGGCACTCATTAAATATGCAATAGGACTAGGAATAGCAGCTTTAACGCTCTTTTCTTGCAGCGATTCAAAATCACTACAGCAATACTTGGTTGACAAACAAGACGATGATAAATTCTTAAAAGTAGATCTAGCTACTAGTTTGTTGCAAAGTGAAGACAGTAATTTTACCCAAGAAGAACAAGAAATATTAAATACGGTAAAAAAAATAAATGTAGTAGCTTATCCATTAAAGGGTGAAAACAAGGTTAACTATCAAGCAGAAAAGGATAAAGTAAAATCAATTCTTGCTGAAGAAAAATACAAAACACTTCTTAAAATGGGCTCAAATAACCGAGGAGCTACTTTAAAATACACTGGAGAAGAAGATGCAATAGATGAATTAATTGTATTTGCAAGTGATGAAGAAAGAGGTTTTGCCGTATTTAGATTATTAGGCGAGAAGATGCGTCCAGATAAAATGATAAAACTTATGCAGTCTATTGATCGTGGCGATATTGATGTTTCTCAATTAAGCGGAATAGGCTCTATAATTGAGGGCAGTTTTGATACAGAGGAAACTATCGATTAA
- a CDS encoding S41 family peptidase: protein MKKKLILLVLICAFVTTSCFEDTDDNPRTATTLEIQNFIYRGLNFFYLYKADKPELANDAFASDEELNSFLASYDSPESLFDFLTVQQDRFSILVDDYIELENELSGISKSNGMEFGLVRYPNNPSNVFGYVRYILPDTDAESAGLQRGDIFNTVDGQQINETNFNELLSQDNYTIGLATLNGNTITPTGESVSLTKQQYTENPVYIAKTLDVQGQKIGYIMYNSFIKDFDNNLNAAFANLKSDNVTDLVLDLRYNGGGAVETAVDLAGMITGQFNGEIFYTEEWNNDRQEEYAENGLFDASISDGSAINSLNLNTVYVLTSDRTASASELIINGLNPYINVVQIGENTTGKFQASFLLYDAPAPNFTRSQANPSHTYAMLPLVFKTANVNGNTDFIDGLPPDIMIDEDYANLGILGDVNEPLLSRALSEIVPGFKPVETRHVQNVFEEISESKANSKLHQLMIAE, encoded by the coding sequence TTGAAAAAGAAACTTATACTCCTTGTTTTAATTTGTGCATTTGTAACAACATCTTGTTTTGAAGATACTGATGATAATCCCCGCACTGCCACTACTCTTGAAATTCAAAACTTTATTTATAGAGGTCTTAATTTTTTCTACCTCTATAAAGCAGATAAACCAGAACTTGCCAATGACGCGTTTGCTAGTGATGAAGAGCTAAATAGTTTTTTGGCTTCGTATGATTCACCAGAAAGTTTATTTGATTTTTTAACGGTTCAACAAGATCGTTTCAGTATACTGGTAGATGATTATATTGAATTGGAAAATGAACTTTCAGGTATTTCTAAAAGTAACGGAATGGAGTTTGGCCTAGTACGCTATCCTAATAATCCATCAAATGTTTTTGGCTATGTACGTTATATTTTACCCGATACAGATGCCGAGTCTGCGGGATTACAACGAGGTGATATATTTAACACCGTTGATGGACAACAAATAAATGAAACCAATTTTAACGAGTTACTATCGCAGGATAATTATACTATTGGTTTAGCCACCTTAAATGGTAACACAATAACCCCTACTGGAGAATCGGTTTCATTAACCAAACAACAATATACCGAAAATCCGGTCTACATTGCCAAGACACTTGATGTTCAAGGGCAAAAAATAGGATATATAATGTATAATTCATTTATAAAAGATTTTGATAACAACCTAAATGCTGCTTTTGCAAATTTAAAATCAGATAATGTTACAGACCTTGTACTCGATTTGAGGTACAATGGTGGCGGAGCAGTAGAAACTGCTGTAGATCTGGCAGGTATGATTACTGGTCAATTTAATGGTGAAATTTTTTATACTGAAGAATGGAATAACGATCGCCAAGAAGAGTATGCAGAAAACGGTCTCTTTGATGCATCCATAAGCGACGGAAGTGCAATAAATAGCTTAAACCTTAACACTGTATATGTATTAACTTCAGATAGAACGGCATCTGCCAGTGAGCTTATTATCAATGGCTTAAACCCCTATATCAATGTAGTTCAAATTGGTGAAAATACCACCGGAAAATTTCAGGCTTCCTTTTTATTGTATGACGCTCCGGCTCCCAATTTTACTCGAAGCCAAGCCAACCCTAGTCACACCTATGCAATGCTTCCATTAGTTTTTAAAACAGCAAATGTTAACGGAAACACAGATTTTATTGACGGACTGCCACCAGATATTATGATTGATGAAGATTATGCAAATTTGGGCATACTAGGTGATGTAAATGAACCCCTATTATCTAGAGCACTGTCTGAAATCGTTCCCGGTTTTAAGCCTGTTGAAACAAGACACGTTCAGAATGTTTTTGAAGAAATTTCTGAAAGTAAAGCAAACTCAAAACTACACCAACTCATGATTGCTGAATAA
- a CDS encoding ABC transporter ATP-binding protein, with the protein MNSEKKQSTLQATNLNVGYFRKKEAIVISENINFSSFEGELIGLVGANGIGKSTLLRTLAGMQPEISGAITINKKPLHQLSTLQVANQISVVLTEPPASKNLSVIELISLGRQPYTSWMGKLSQKDKEAVEQALVATETHKLAHRKCFELSDGQMQRVAIARALAQDTPIIILDEPTTHLDLYHRAYILKLLKKLTSETGKTILFSTHEIDLAIQLSDKMLVMTSSTNHFDTPCNLIEAGYFDALFPKETIDFDKKTGRFSIKK; encoded by the coding sequence ATGAATTCTGAAAAAAAACAAAGTACATTACAAGCAACCAATTTAAATGTTGGGTATTTCAGAAAGAAAGAAGCAATTGTAATTTCTGAAAATATAAACTTCTCAAGTTTTGAAGGTGAATTAATTGGACTCGTTGGTGCCAATGGAATAGGAAAATCTACTTTACTTAGAACACTTGCCGGCATGCAACCTGAAATTTCTGGGGCTATTACAATTAACAAAAAACCACTACATCAACTTTCAACTTTACAGGTAGCCAATCAAATAAGTGTAGTATTAACCGAACCTCCAGCGTCTAAAAACCTATCTGTTATTGAGCTAATCTCGCTAGGCAGGCAACCCTACACCAGCTGGATGGGCAAGTTATCTCAAAAGGATAAAGAAGCTGTAGAACAAGCCCTAGTTGCTACCGAAACGCATAAACTAGCCCACAGAAAATGTTTTGAGCTGAGTGATGGTCAAATGCAACGCGTAGCTATTGCCAGAGCATTGGCGCAAGATACACCTATAATTATTCTCGACGAACCCACTACCCATCTCGATTTATACCATCGTGCGTATATTTTGAAATTACTGAAAAAATTAACTTCAGAAACCGGAAAAACCATACTTTTTTCTACGCACGAAATTGATCTGGCCATACAACTAAGTGACAAAATGTTGGTTATGACCTCAAGTACAAATCATTTTGATACACCTTGTAATTTAATTGAAGCAGGATATTTTGATGCGCTTTTTCCGAAAGAAACTATTGATTTTGACAAAAAAACCGGTCGTTTTAGTATCAAAAAGTAA